Proteins from a single region of Pseudomonas sp. BSw22131:
- a CDS encoding SDR family oxidoreductase, with protein MDKNLLITGGSRGIGAATALLAAAQGYRVCINYLTNHAAAERVCGQIREAGGHAIAVQADVSNEDEIIHLFARVDAELGRLTALVNNAGTVAQASRVESMSEFRLLKIMMSNVVGPMLCSKHALQRMLPRHGGRGGSIVNVSSVAARLGSPGEYVDYAASKGALDTFTIGLAKEVAGEGVRVNAVRPGYIFTEFHALSGDAQRVSKLEPTIPMGRGGLADEVAEAIVWLLSDKASYSTGTFIDLGGGR; from the coding sequence ATGGACAAGAATTTACTGATCACCGGTGGATCGCGCGGAATTGGCGCGGCCACCGCGCTTCTCGCGGCGGCGCAGGGTTATCGTGTGTGCATCAACTACCTGACCAACCACGCAGCAGCGGAGCGGGTGTGCGGGCAGATTCGCGAAGCCGGTGGTCATGCCATCGCCGTGCAGGCCGATGTCAGTAACGAGGATGAGATCATTCATCTGTTCGCGCGGGTAGATGCCGAACTGGGGCGCCTGACGGCGCTGGTCAACAACGCCGGCACTGTGGCGCAAGCGTCGCGGGTTGAGTCGATGTCGGAGTTTCGTCTGCTCAAGATCATGATGAGCAACGTGGTGGGCCCGATGCTGTGCAGCAAACACGCCTTGCAGCGCATGTTGCCGCGCCATGGCGGGCGGGGTGGCAGCATCGTCAACGTGTCGTCCGTGGCCGCGCGGCTGGGGTCGCCGGGTGAGTACGTGGATTATGCCGCTTCCAAGGGCGCGCTGGACACCTTCACCATTGGCCTGGCGAAAGAAGTGGCCGGCGAGGGCGTGCGGGTCAACGCGGTGCGTCCCGGTTATATCTTCACCGAGTTTCACGCCCTGAGTGGCGACGCGCAGCGCGTAAGCAAACTCGAACCGACCATTCCCATGGGGCGCGGCGGCCTGGCCGATGAAGTGGCCGAGGCGATTGTATGGTTGCTCTCGGACAAGGCTTCGTACTCCACCGGCACGTTCATAGATTTGGGTGGCGGTCGCTGA